From one Brachypodium distachyon strain Bd21 chromosome 4, Brachypodium_distachyon_v3.0, whole genome shotgun sequence genomic stretch:
- the LOC100833920 gene encoding CST complex subunit CTC1 isoform X4: MEPPPEASAPRRLAVADILRIRRPTTGASSLVSSSPSSATSTSPPRKKPKHPAPSPAHSTAPFAPIPQPVLLAGMLSLSSASSPAACRNHCLSLSDPSSAASVCCYLLDFDPAAIGREIRVLAWNFLPSIDAHGAGVLEVVRWCLAEAPELVPHPSFLTTIPLNCVDAEPDLATRGRVFGVVMSVSVMFNVQKSKADGGGDSVGFIVEMMCCGCRQCRASHPERDQDHKFEVEKFVYFVDSASRWRPVLARLIARLVSVTGLKKKMVSVGKKGSYTMLVSSTKTLVAWCPSYVGVPPSDQLPGKCGGLYSGVVSGIYMQGMLVELDEIAWLLIDDKQLLPSHSLRVGAVISVRNFQAVRQNFAWTSVVLLGTCSKTSITMNSFSLVDSKCHLRTESRDLLVKSVESLELSDRFWYEFIIALLLRYIFNTIDKIYFLSSHDMLISCSSYSRMLLLTSCFKQKFTKLFSKEEISGLKNMQGLVHTYATKVLSSKGSKSQHDFFMKFCNHNCGSSCTGSNLEACKLVIPFANFICKGESLWISTMLKFWNSIEKVSKHQGLKHFLCDGVSSPSTTKRMISSGDLGLVLVGSIKMSSIPGRLQLVDDTGCIDLVIPDIPPNVCMDGIYEINDCKLALEGPVAYLDHFGVADPLSCKAVLEKLSYRKSVHHLKIYGIVHWSELNLIGPSSHIPLQTIKCARLFHLLKLSHIFPAISDIQHHTMPGPSLYAEAVIVPYNLKFTGRADCIEHPESFKVSSTSSLYNSKVSMEKPCHIPCSLSFRTTNLSGTLVSSYCCGPDGTVLIDTSTTGGEQGHTSRILLEFKEGCFLKYQLLRIGGYYLLECPSNNHSFAVKDCGCFQGGKISLHSQDNLWSLSITFNGNINMKQGIVDQSIGISSAEVDEPFSRNTIHNEIKLVKSWTDFRQCSDFHLQFYCEAVREKMEEYDTICYVLNELCSYSNEVMTVSSCIEIMMHKKPFSSSNLENEKLVQGDLISLHGKVENIHSLDCKEGRRVPGFEKCSICIHVADHNQTVRLRGYLSKNCYPVGLGPGAVVTFHRVLLTQHELLLTQVTYIEVTSINHTDLNREHATPLMPDGLKDGSLTTISPCVILHQKHFTDSGPIQFQCRMMDRLCAVAGLMMQGLNFCLGCRKSPFWIFLLI; encoded by the exons atggagccgccgccggaggcttccgccCCTCGCCGGCTTGCCGTCGCCGACATCCTCCGCATCCGTCGTCCCACCACCGGCGCATCCTCCCtcgtttcttcctctccctcctccgccacctccaCTTCACCGCCCCGCAAGAAGCCTAAGCACCCCGCCCCGAGTCCTGCCCACAGTACTGCTCCCTTCGCGCCCATCCCCCAGCCCGTACTCCTCGCTGGCatgctctccctctcctccgcctcctcgcccgccgcctgccgcaaCCACTGCCTATCCCTCTCCgacccctcctccgccgcctctgtCTGCTGCTACCTCCTCGATTTCGACCCCGCCGCCATTGGCCGCGAGATCCGCGTCCTCGCCTGGAACTTCCTACCTTCCATCGAtgcccacggcgccggcgtgcTCGAGGTGGTCCGATGGTGCCTAGCGGAGGCGCCCGAGCTGGTTCCCCATCCTAGCTTCTTGACGACGATTCCGCTCAATTGCGTAGACGCGGAGCCTGATTTGGCCACCCGCGGCCGTGTTTTTGGGGTGGTGATGTCAGTGAGCGTGATGTTCAATGTGCAGAAGAGTAAGGCTGATGGGGGTGGCGACTCGGTCGGGTTTATAGTGGAGATGATGTGCTGTGGTTGCCGCCAATGCAGGGCATCACATCCGGAGCGTGACCAGGATCACAAGTTTGAGGTGGAGAAGTTTGTATACTTTGTGGATTCGGCAAGCAGGTGGCGACCGGTACTGGCACGTCTGATTGCAAGGCTGGTGTCTGTCACGggattgaagaaaaaaatggtttcTGTTGGGAAGAAGGGCTCGTACACCATGTTGGTATCATCTACAAAAACATTGGTGGCATGGTGCCCATCCTATGTGGGAGTTCCACCATCGGATCAGTTGCCAGGGAAGTGCGGTGGACTGTACAGTGGTGTTGTCTCTGGAATTTACATGCAGGGCATGTTGGTTGAGCTGGATGAGATCGCGTGGCTGCTAATTGATGATAAGCAGCTTCTGCCGTCACATTCTCTTCGAGTTGGCGCTGTT ATTTCTGTGAGGAACTTTCAAGCGGTTCGTCAAAATTTTGCTTGGACTTCAGTTGTTCTGCTTGGGACATGCAGTAAAACTAGCATAACTATGAATTCTTTCTCTCTGGTGGACTCGAA ATGTCATCTAAGGACAGAAAGCAGGGATCTGTTGGTAAAGTCTGTTGAGTCTTTGGAGCTGTCCGATAGATTTTGGTATGAATTTATCATAGCTCTACTTCTCCGATATATCTTTAATACGATTGAcaagatatattttttatcatCCCATGATATGCTCATTTCCTGTTCATCATATTCCAGGATGTTACTTCTGACATCATGCTTTAAACAGAAATTCACCAAGTTATTTTCCAAGGAAGAGATTTCAGGCTTAAAAAAT ATGCAAGGATTGGTTCACACCTATGCTACTAAAGTTCTCTCTTCAAAGGGCTCTAAATCTCAG CATGATTTCTTCATGAAATTCTGCAATCATAATTGTGGCAGTTCATGCACTGGATCAAACTTGGAAGCTTGTAAATTG GTAATACCCTTCGCCAATTTTATCTGCAAGGGTGAATCATTGTGGATATCAACAATGCTTAAATTTTGGAATAGTATTGAAAAAGTGAGCAAGCACCAGGGACTTAAACACTTTCTCTGTGATGGGGTTTCCTCTCCTAGCACCACCAAAAGGATGATTTCAAGTGGTGATCTTGGTCTTGTGCTAGTGGGAAGCATCAAG ATGTCTTCAATACCAGGGAGGCTGCAGTTGGTTGATGACACAGGTTGTATAGATCTTGTTATACCTGACATTCCGCCAAATGTTTGCATGGATGGAATCTATGAG ATAAACGATTGCAAATTAGCCCTCGAGGGCCCAGTGGCTTACCTAGATCATTTTGGTGTTGCTGATCCACTATCTTGTAAGGCTGTGCTTGAGAAGCTCTCATACCGGAAAAGCGTGCATCATCTCAAGATCTATGGTATAGTCCACTGGAGTGAGTTGAACCTCATTGGCCCTTCCTCACATATTCCTTTGCAAACTATTAAGTGTGCCAGGCTGTTTCACCTGCTGAAATTGTCGCACATTTTTCCAGCAATCAGTGAT ATTCAGCATCACACCATGCCAGGGCCTAGCCTATATGCTGAGGCTGTGATAGTGCCGTACAATTTAAAGTTTACTGGGCGAGCTGATTGCATTGAGCATCCTGAGAGCTTTAAAGTGTCAAGCACTAGCTCACTTTATAATTCCAAAGTATCTATGGAGAAACCATGTCATATCCCATGTTCCCTAAGCTTCAGAACCACCAATCTTTCTGGTACTCTAGTCTCTAGCTATTGTTGTGGACCAGATGGTACTGTTCTAATTGATACTAGTACTACTGGTGGAGAACAAGGTCACACTTCAAGAATTTTATTAGAGTTCAAGGAGGGATGCTTTCTTAAGTATCAG TTACTGCGGATTGGTGGCTACTACCTTCTCGAATGTCCTAGTAACAACCACAGTTTTGCCGTGAAAGATTGTGGATGTTTTCAAGGTGGTAAAATTTCACTACATTCTCAAGACAATCTTTGGAGCCTGTCCATTACCTTTAATGGTAATATAAACATGAAGCAGGGTATTGTAGACCAGTCTATTGGAATTTCTTCAGCAGAGGTGGATGAGCCATTTTCCAGAAATACCATCCATAACGAGATAAAATTAGTGAAGTCTTGGACTGACTTTCGTCAATGTTCAGATTTTCATTTGCAATTTTATTGTGAAGCAGTGAGGGAAAAGATGGAAGAATATGACACCATATGTTATGTATTGAATGAGCTGTGTTCTTACTCAAATGAAGTTATGACTGTCTCTTCATGCATCGAGATTATGATGCACAAAAAGCCTTTTAGTTCTTCTAACTTGGAAAATGAAAAGCTTGTTCAAGGAGATCTGATATCATTACATGGCAAAGTAGAAAATATCCATTCACTTGACTGTAAGGAGGGAAGGCGTGTGCCTGGTTTTGAGAAGTGCAGTATTTGTATCCACGTTGCTGATCATAATCAAACG GTGCGACTCCGTGGATACTTAAGCAAAAATTGTTATCCTGTTGGCCTAGGACCAGGGGCAGTGGTGACATTCCACCGCGTCCTTTTGACACA GCATGAACTATTGTTAACCCAAGTAACATACATTGAAGTTACATCCATCAACCATACTGATCTTAATAGAGAACATGCTACTCCACTCATGCCCGATGGCTTaaaggatggttcattgacgACAATTTCACCATGTGTCATCTTACATCAGAAGCATTTTACAGACAGTGGGCCCATCCAATTTCAGTGCAGG ATGATGGATCGTCTTTGTGCTGTTGCTGGGCTGATGATGCAAGGGCTGAACTTTTGCTTAGGCTGCAGGAAGTCGCCGTTCTGGATTTTTCTGTTAATTTGA
- the LOC100833920 gene encoding CST complex subunit CTC1 isoform X1, whose amino-acid sequence MEPPPEASAPRRLAVADILRIRRPTTGASSLVSSSPSSATSTSPPRKKPKHPAPSPAHSTAPFAPIPQPVLLAGMLSLSSASSPAACRNHCLSLSDPSSAASVCCYLLDFDPAAIGREIRVLAWNFLPSIDAHGAGVLEVVRWCLAEAPELVPHPSFLTTIPLNCVDAEPDLATRGRVFGVVMSVSVMFNVQKSKADGGGDSVGFIVEMMCCGCRQCRASHPERDQDHKFEVEKFVYFVDSASRWRPVLARLIARLVSVTGLKKKMVSVGKKGSYTMLVSSTKTLVAWCPSYVGVPPSDQLPGKCGGLYSGVVSGIYMQGMLVELDEIAWLLIDDKQLLPSHSLRVGAVISVRNFQAVRQNFAWTSVVLLGTCSKTSITMNSFSLVDSKCHLRTESRDLLVKSVESLELSDRFWYEFIIALLLRYIFNTIDKIYFLSSHDMLISCSSYSRMLLLTSCFKQKFTKLFSKEEISGLKNMQGLVHTYATKVLSSKGSKSQHDFFMKFCNHNCGSSCTGSNLEACKLVIPFANFICKGESLWISTMLKFWNSIEKVSKHQGLKHFLCDGVSSPSTTKRMISSGDLGLVLVGSIKMSSIPGRLQLVDDTGCIDLVIPDIPPNVCMDGIYEINDCKLALEGPVAYLDHFGVADPLSCKAVLEKLSYRKSVHHLKIYGIVHWSELNLIGPSSHIPLQTIKCARLFHLLKLSHIFPAISDIQHHTMPGPSLYAEAVIVPYNLKFTGRADCIEHPESFKVSSTSSLYNSKVSMEKPCHIPCSLSFRTTNLSGTLVSSYCCGPDGTVLIDTSTTGGEQGHTSRILLEFKEGCFLKYQLLRIGGYYLLECPSNNHSFAVKDCGCFQGGKISLHSQDNLWSLSITFNGNINMKQGIVDQSIGISSAEVDEPFSRNTIHNEIKLVKSWTDFRQCSDFHLQFYCEAVREKMEEYDTICYVLNELCSYSNEVMTVSSCIEIMMHKKPFSSSNLENEKLVQGDLISLHGKVENIHSLDCKEGRRVPGFEKCSICIHVADHNQTVRLRGYLSKNCYPVGLGPGAVVTFHRVLLTQHELLLTQVTYIEVTSINHTDLNREHATPLMPDGLKDGSLTTISPCVILHQKHFTDSGPIQFQCRVVTIHLLVLDSRLNDFPASESINQSKILKVKVPVAGFVVDDGSSLCCCWADDARAELLLRLQEVAVLDFSVNLKSTKDKSNSKLQQTVGSCLEQILKKQKKVTVKNYGIPPDISCRDLELSSGIGNVLSSLEEKLLKFIILNACWKGTLNVIASVFNPNALDRSNADLPVVYPVQNMQNFWVTEVFQVDPLEEARRLYCRLDSR is encoded by the exons atggagccgccgccggaggcttccgccCCTCGCCGGCTTGCCGTCGCCGACATCCTCCGCATCCGTCGTCCCACCACCGGCGCATCCTCCCtcgtttcttcctctccctcctccgccacctccaCTTCACCGCCCCGCAAGAAGCCTAAGCACCCCGCCCCGAGTCCTGCCCACAGTACTGCTCCCTTCGCGCCCATCCCCCAGCCCGTACTCCTCGCTGGCatgctctccctctcctccgcctcctcgcccgccgcctgccgcaaCCACTGCCTATCCCTCTCCgacccctcctccgccgcctctgtCTGCTGCTACCTCCTCGATTTCGACCCCGCCGCCATTGGCCGCGAGATCCGCGTCCTCGCCTGGAACTTCCTACCTTCCATCGAtgcccacggcgccggcgtgcTCGAGGTGGTCCGATGGTGCCTAGCGGAGGCGCCCGAGCTGGTTCCCCATCCTAGCTTCTTGACGACGATTCCGCTCAATTGCGTAGACGCGGAGCCTGATTTGGCCACCCGCGGCCGTGTTTTTGGGGTGGTGATGTCAGTGAGCGTGATGTTCAATGTGCAGAAGAGTAAGGCTGATGGGGGTGGCGACTCGGTCGGGTTTATAGTGGAGATGATGTGCTGTGGTTGCCGCCAATGCAGGGCATCACATCCGGAGCGTGACCAGGATCACAAGTTTGAGGTGGAGAAGTTTGTATACTTTGTGGATTCGGCAAGCAGGTGGCGACCGGTACTGGCACGTCTGATTGCAAGGCTGGTGTCTGTCACGggattgaagaaaaaaatggtttcTGTTGGGAAGAAGGGCTCGTACACCATGTTGGTATCATCTACAAAAACATTGGTGGCATGGTGCCCATCCTATGTGGGAGTTCCACCATCGGATCAGTTGCCAGGGAAGTGCGGTGGACTGTACAGTGGTGTTGTCTCTGGAATTTACATGCAGGGCATGTTGGTTGAGCTGGATGAGATCGCGTGGCTGCTAATTGATGATAAGCAGCTTCTGCCGTCACATTCTCTTCGAGTTGGCGCTGTT ATTTCTGTGAGGAACTTTCAAGCGGTTCGTCAAAATTTTGCTTGGACTTCAGTTGTTCTGCTTGGGACATGCAGTAAAACTAGCATAACTATGAATTCTTTCTCTCTGGTGGACTCGAA ATGTCATCTAAGGACAGAAAGCAGGGATCTGTTGGTAAAGTCTGTTGAGTCTTTGGAGCTGTCCGATAGATTTTGGTATGAATTTATCATAGCTCTACTTCTCCGATATATCTTTAATACGATTGAcaagatatattttttatcatCCCATGATATGCTCATTTCCTGTTCATCATATTCCAGGATGTTACTTCTGACATCATGCTTTAAACAGAAATTCACCAAGTTATTTTCCAAGGAAGAGATTTCAGGCTTAAAAAAT ATGCAAGGATTGGTTCACACCTATGCTACTAAAGTTCTCTCTTCAAAGGGCTCTAAATCTCAG CATGATTTCTTCATGAAATTCTGCAATCATAATTGTGGCAGTTCATGCACTGGATCAAACTTGGAAGCTTGTAAATTG GTAATACCCTTCGCCAATTTTATCTGCAAGGGTGAATCATTGTGGATATCAACAATGCTTAAATTTTGGAATAGTATTGAAAAAGTGAGCAAGCACCAGGGACTTAAACACTTTCTCTGTGATGGGGTTTCCTCTCCTAGCACCACCAAAAGGATGATTTCAAGTGGTGATCTTGGTCTTGTGCTAGTGGGAAGCATCAAG ATGTCTTCAATACCAGGGAGGCTGCAGTTGGTTGATGACACAGGTTGTATAGATCTTGTTATACCTGACATTCCGCCAAATGTTTGCATGGATGGAATCTATGAG ATAAACGATTGCAAATTAGCCCTCGAGGGCCCAGTGGCTTACCTAGATCATTTTGGTGTTGCTGATCCACTATCTTGTAAGGCTGTGCTTGAGAAGCTCTCATACCGGAAAAGCGTGCATCATCTCAAGATCTATGGTATAGTCCACTGGAGTGAGTTGAACCTCATTGGCCCTTCCTCACATATTCCTTTGCAAACTATTAAGTGTGCCAGGCTGTTTCACCTGCTGAAATTGTCGCACATTTTTCCAGCAATCAGTGAT ATTCAGCATCACACCATGCCAGGGCCTAGCCTATATGCTGAGGCTGTGATAGTGCCGTACAATTTAAAGTTTACTGGGCGAGCTGATTGCATTGAGCATCCTGAGAGCTTTAAAGTGTCAAGCACTAGCTCACTTTATAATTCCAAAGTATCTATGGAGAAACCATGTCATATCCCATGTTCCCTAAGCTTCAGAACCACCAATCTTTCTGGTACTCTAGTCTCTAGCTATTGTTGTGGACCAGATGGTACTGTTCTAATTGATACTAGTACTACTGGTGGAGAACAAGGTCACACTTCAAGAATTTTATTAGAGTTCAAGGAGGGATGCTTTCTTAAGTATCAG TTACTGCGGATTGGTGGCTACTACCTTCTCGAATGTCCTAGTAACAACCACAGTTTTGCCGTGAAAGATTGTGGATGTTTTCAAGGTGGTAAAATTTCACTACATTCTCAAGACAATCTTTGGAGCCTGTCCATTACCTTTAATGGTAATATAAACATGAAGCAGGGTATTGTAGACCAGTCTATTGGAATTTCTTCAGCAGAGGTGGATGAGCCATTTTCCAGAAATACCATCCATAACGAGATAAAATTAGTGAAGTCTTGGACTGACTTTCGTCAATGTTCAGATTTTCATTTGCAATTTTATTGTGAAGCAGTGAGGGAAAAGATGGAAGAATATGACACCATATGTTATGTATTGAATGAGCTGTGTTCTTACTCAAATGAAGTTATGACTGTCTCTTCATGCATCGAGATTATGATGCACAAAAAGCCTTTTAGTTCTTCTAACTTGGAAAATGAAAAGCTTGTTCAAGGAGATCTGATATCATTACATGGCAAAGTAGAAAATATCCATTCACTTGACTGTAAGGAGGGAAGGCGTGTGCCTGGTTTTGAGAAGTGCAGTATTTGTATCCACGTTGCTGATCATAATCAAACG GTGCGACTCCGTGGATACTTAAGCAAAAATTGTTATCCTGTTGGCCTAGGACCAGGGGCAGTGGTGACATTCCACCGCGTCCTTTTGACACA GCATGAACTATTGTTAACCCAAGTAACATACATTGAAGTTACATCCATCAACCATACTGATCTTAATAGAGAACATGCTACTCCACTCATGCCCGATGGCTTaaaggatggttcattgacgACAATTTCACCATGTGTCATCTTACATCAGAAGCATTTTACAGACAGTGGGCCCATCCAATTTCAGTGCAGG GTAGTTACCATCCATTTGTTGGTGTTGGACAGTCGTTTAAATGACTTTCCAGCTTCAGAATCAATTAACCAGAGTAAAATACTAAAAGTAAAAGTTCCAGTAGCTGGGTTTGTTGTTG ATGATGGATCGTCTTTGTGCTGTTGCTGGGCTGATGATGCAAGGGCTGAACTTTTGCTTAGGCTGCAGGAAGTCGCCGTTCTGGATTTTTCTGTTAATTTGAAATCTACAAAAGATAAAAGCAATTCAAAATTACAACAGACTGTCGGTTCTTGCCTAGAGCAAATTTTgaagaagcaaaagaaagTCACTGTAAAAAACTATGGAATTCCTCCCGACATCTCTTGCCGGGACTTGGAATTGTCATCTGGTATCGGTAATGTCTTGAGTAGCCTGGAAGAGAAGCTTTTGAAATTTATCATCCTCAATGCTTGTTGGAAGGGAACTCTG AATGTCATTGCCTCAGTGTTCAATCCAAATGCTCTAGACAGATCAAATGCAGACCTTCCTGTCGTATATCCAGTACAGAACATGCAGAATTTTTGGGTTACTGAAGTATTTCAAGTAGATCCTTTGGAAGAGGCTCGGAGACTGTATTGCAGACTGGACAGCAGATAA